From Besnoitia besnoiti strain Bb-Ger1 chromosome X, whole genome shotgun sequence, one genomic window encodes:
- a CDS encoding hypothetical protein (encoded by transcript BESB_018570) codes for MEHSQLRLYDGYEDVYQLKYNIGEAIQKKTSQACETVETDGYFRYCEMAYETLRENEPPARKLVLSGITRDIPPTAFTLKFAGLYPPSSNLTNAVPLWYIQIASGYPKTLKEKQEQAIIDDTYQKIINDLYEEDECIGWTFRPFIDKRLRESKPKISHQSFFYTPPLPLLPTIVRGSPSDSFPFFLNLTFGVNTFSTGTTVDFTFPHVLFSGKGASALNRYDPFLREFLASAPPELRVTEVDGRTSVRIADVRLRRQTPLSFYITVPALAAFGHLSPVWSQPYGPKEYLAKHGWGLVVRDKKNRELLSTFSFPTPVYSRRMIGGVVGPEFQRWGKNKELEMALIRLFFGPDLPQSKLRIVVSVMSNPLDAVDGVVMNRKDPSVCTAILRGPDALIVHVTCPELAQETYQIDVSMQNGERRFPVGWYVVGVVPQQNPADIAWLKVRVFDSEKKKLYESTLLSDRLQRVVQQEPCINRFSIQRIKHPFTGYTSNIRLTFQLFNCFSPTQPLRPLPQQTEPLEARVPPEDGWSNKEYFSNVNVIRPNRPDQRATGRAPLRQAMENLAQHGGSGTCSTVKGPAADVTSVLTDLNRLDPPHNLNLMKQPSLLPSSPTLAAASVYYNFATRDEAGLPRPPAMRKDAPAHRNPMSVHVATRDTGEMKDAKWTHPSARIHVHILVDEVALSEEAMNAFKRFIARKIRDPKTGTLCRKDKNVFCSVYSWTHASKAVAWDTETPLAESDFSDDSISPDSGAWDVFNQLRTLVNHATTVKCGGNAARMNWVILITHYISAMNYELEVTAANPSVYTLHERDAEPVHAVVIGWNPELPEKPKFLQERLEALPFSDVRRVFVGAMQDTRMRAVAQEPVFITFIFPETTQYLAGHVAAMQNLEELLFLIQEEYADSFVTVDICRHPLPPEGYKFGDYVNTRTSSEDLVRPIDLLYNGIVFDRVNWTISRAEVGVYTAAKLSWQFDMACDGELAKQETK; via the exons ATGGAGCACTCCCAGCTACGGCTGTACGATGGCTATGAGGACGTGTATCAACTTAAGTACAACATCGGGGAAGCCATCCAGAAGAAGACAAGTCAA GCATGCGAGACTGTGGAGACCGACGGGTACTTCCGCTATTGCGAGATGGCCTacgagacgctgcgcgagaATGAGCCCCCTGCACGGAAGCTTGTCTTGAGCGGGATCACCCGCGATATTCCG CCCACAGCATTCACGCTGAAATTCGCCGGTTTGTATCCGCCAAGTTCTAACCTAACGAACGCAGTGCCGCTCTGGTACATACAAATAGCCTCAGGCTACCCGAAAACGCTCAAAGAAAAGCAAGAGCAAGCAATTATTGATGACAC ATACCAAAAGATCATTAACGATCTgtacgaggaggacgagtgCATTGGTTGGACGTTTCGACCCTTCATTGACAAGCGTTTACGAGAATCAAAGCCGAAGATTAGCCACCAGTCCTTTTTCTATACGCCTCCACTTCCCCTGCTCCCTACCATCGTCCGCGGCTCCCCGTCAGACAGCTTTCCGTTCTTTCTGAACCTGACGTTTGGCGTGAACACTTTTTCGACTGGCACCACCGTCGATTTCACCTTCCCGCACGTGTTATTCAGCGGGAAAGGGGCTTCGGCGCTGAATCGCTACGACCCCTTCCTGCGCGAGTTTCTCGCAAGTGCGCCACCGGAGCTCAGAGTCACTGAAGTTGACGGGAGGACCTCCGTCAGAATCGCCGATGTGCGCCTGCGACGGCAGACGCCACTCTCCTTCTACATAACAGTTCCTGCACTCGCCGCTTTTGGACACCTCAGTCCGGTATGGAGCCAGCCTTACGGTCCCAAAGAGTACCTCGCGAAGCACGGATGGGGCCTCGTTGTAAGAGACAAAAAGAACAGGGAACTGCTCTCCACATTCAGCTTCCCCACCCCTGTCTACAGTCGGCGCATGATTGGAGGCGTCGTGGGACCCGAGTTTCAGCGGTGGGGCAAGAACAAAGAGCTCGAAATGGCACTCATCCGGCTGTTCTTCGGCCCGGATCTGCCGCAGTCCAAGCTCCGCATTGTCGTCAGCGTCATGTCTAACCCCCTCGACGCGGTGGACGGGGTCGTGATGAATCGCAAGGACCCGTCGGTCTGCACAGCGATTCTGCGAGGGCCTGACGCCCTCATTGTCCACGTAACGTGTCCGGAATTGGCGCAAGAGACATATCAAATTGACGTCTCCATGCAAAATGGAGAGCGGAGGTTCCCAGTGGGATGGTATGTGGTGGGAGTCGTCCCTCAGCAGAATCCTGCTGATATCGCCTGGCTCAAAGTACGAGTATTTGATTCCGAAAAGAAGAAGCTTTATGAGTCCACGCTCTTGTCCgaccgcctgcagcgagtcGTGCAGCAGGAGCCGTGCATCAATCGCTTCTCCATTCAGCGAATCAAGCACCCATTCACAGGCTACACCTCAAACATTAGGCTGACGTTTCAGCTGTTCAACTGCTTCAGCCCCACGCAGCcactgcggcctctgccgcagcaAACAGAACCACTCGAGGCTCGAGTGCCCCCAGAGGATGGCTGGTCCAACAAAGAGTACTTCAGTAATGTCAACGTCATCCG ACCTAATCGTCCAGACCAGCGCGCGACCGGAAGGGCACCGCTGCGTCAAGCCATGGAAAACCTCGCCCAGCATGGCGGTAGCGGAACATGTTCCACAGTCAAAGGCCCAGCAGCAGATGTCACGTCCGTCTTAACGGACTTGAATCGGCTTGACCCTCCTCATAACCTCAACCTGATGAAGCAGCCGAGCTTACTTCCCTCTTCGCCCACGctggctgcagcgtctgTGTACTACAACTTCGCTACGCGGGACGAGGCaggcctcccgcgcccgccagccaTGCGCAAGGACGCCCCGGCTCATCGAAACCCGATGTCGGTCCACGTGGCAACGAGAGACACTGGAGAAATGAAGGATGCCAAGTGGACTCATCCAAGTGCTCGCATTCATGTGCATATTCTCGTCGACGAAGTGGCTTTGAGCGAGGAGGCTATGAACGCGTTCAAGCGCTTCATCGCCAGGAAGATACGAGATCCCAAAACGGGCACTCTCTGCCGAAAAGACAAGAACGTGTTCTGTTCTGTCTATTCTTGGACCCATGCGAGTAAAGCAGTCGCGTGGGACACAGAGACTCCTCTGGCTGAGTCTGACTTCTCGGATGACAG CATTTCTCCTGACAGCGGAGCCTGGGACGTCTTCAATCAGCTGAGGACTCTTGTTAACCACGCCACA ACAGTCAAGTGTGGCGGCAACGCGGCTCGTATGAACTGGGTTATTCTGATTACCCACTACATTTCGGCGATGAACTATGAGCTTGAAGTGACGGCAGCGAATCCATCCGTCTACACGCTCCACGAGAGGGATGCGGAGCCTGTGCATGCGGTGGTGATTGGATGGAATCCGGAACTGCCAGAGAAACCAAAGTTTCTGCAGGAGCGCCTAGAGGCTTTGCCTTTTTCGGATGTTCGCCGCGTTTTCGTTGGCGCCATGCAAGACACGAGAATGCGGGCAGTCGCTCAGGAACCCGTGTTCATAACATTCATTTTCCCCGAGACCACTCAATACCTCGCAGGCCATGTCGCGGCTATGCAAAACTTGGAAGAGCTGTTATTCCTTATTCAAGAAGAATATGCTGACAGCTTCGTCACAGTAGATATCTGTCGCCACCCGCTGCCACCTGAAGGATACAAGTTCGGCGACTACGTTAATACCCGAACAAGCTCTGAGGACCTTGTCCGGCCTATCGATCTTCTGTACAACG GAATCGTGTTCGATCGAGTAAACTGGACAATATCGCGCGCCGA
- a CDS encoding hypothetical protein (encoded by transcript BESB_018580) produces the protein MLHLYHLPSARRVAMSKKKQDQCSAVWRVGSLLLGGRRRAGCPCLLLVLAPCFASAGLARATTYDYPPLVYKAQDKIPSADDKFFTDAEDTTHYWGAKNHRLVMSFVPLPRGYMGSRFKLRALISSGFKVRQVKLELPRTESSYWPSDTDIEGTGPLSRRRRLAGRVEQPLDIVRDSDQSDSAASFRESSNPRRARHEPLTHPLWSAFPLELSTPPKVVRHPTGTHRVKHPAHPPLHPHPERRLGACEPLPPNTENVVRQIFQKHGVSADGILEVKRAKSRLKTAKPFSEALTAAATEDTDIFDQELQLPPELLPPFSPDCPPDTACGLDYCALFICEGHRKQRSKHIRKRLTVALGARFPSGTLKDVKNLLWIPPKEVQLVVYVDVPPSPTSMQEDW, from the exons ATGTTGCACCTGTATCATCTGCCGTCCGCAAGAAGGGTCGCCATGTccaagaagaagcaggatCAATGTTCTGCCGTGTGGAGAGTCGGCTCTCTCCTGCtgggaggaaggagaagggcAGGCTGCCC GTGTCTCTTGCTTGTGCTGGCACCGTGCTTCGCTTCTGCCGGACTTGCTCGAGCTACAACTTACGATTATCCTCCCCTAGTGTATAAAGCGCAAGACAAAATACCCTCCGCTGACGACAAATTCTTCACAGACGCTGAG GATACCACCCACTACTGGGGTGCTAAGAACCACCGACTAGTGATGAGCTTCGTTCCGCTTCCAAGGGGCTATATGGGTTCGCGCTTCAAGCTAAGAGCGCTGATTAGTAGTGGCTTTA AAGTGCGACAAGTCAAGCTGGAGCTCCCGCGAACCGAATCCTCCTACTGGCCGTCGGATACGGACATCGAAGGGACAGGTCCTTTGAGTCGGCGTCGAAGGCTCGCTGGACGCGTTGAGCAACCTCTAGACATAGTACGTGACTCTGACCAGTCAGATTCTGCTGCGTCTTTTCGCGAGTCTTCCAAtccgcgacgggcgcgccaTGAGCCTTTGACGCATCCCCTATGGTCAGCCTTCCCTTTGGAGCTTTCGACGCCTCCAAAAGTCGTCCGGCACCCTACGGGCACGCATCGCGTAAAACACCCAGCGCACCCGCCTCTGCATCCGCACCCAGAACGGCGCTTGGGCGCGTGTGAACCGCTGCCGCCGAATACGGAAAACGTCGTGCGCCAGATATTTCAGAAGCATGGTGTCTCCGCCGACGGCATCCTCGAGGTCAAACGCGCCAAAAGTCGGCTGAAAACAGCCAAGCCATTCTCTGAAGCCCTCACCGCTGCCGCCACCGAGGATACAGACATCTTTGACCAAGAACTCCAGCTTCCGCCTGAGTTGCTGCCTCCTTTCTCACCTGACTGCCCGCCTGATACCGCATGTGGTCTGGACTACTGTGCTCTCTTCATCTGTGAAGGGCATCGAAAACAACGAAGTAAGCACATTAGAAAACGACTAACAGTGGCTCTAGGTGCAC GCTTCCCAAGCGGCACGCTCAAGGATGTGAAAAACCTTTTGTGGATCCCGCCAAAAGAGGTTCAGCTGGTCGTCTATGTCGAcgtccccccctcgccgACTTCCATGCAAGAAGATTGGTGA